One window of the Labilibaculum sp. genome contains the following:
- a CDS encoding P-II family nitrogen regulator, whose translation MKKIEAIIRKTKFEDVKKGLHNIGIDYLSFWDVRGVGKSVEERVYRGVIYDTSSIERTLISFIVRDKYVDSCIVSIRENAFTGEVGDGRIFVYNVEDAYRIRTGDSGDRSLYDEE comes from the coding sequence ATGAAAAAGATCGAAGCAATTATCCGTAAAACAAAATTTGAAGACGTAAAAAAAGGCCTGCACAATATCGGAATTGACTACTTGTCATTTTGGGATGTAAGAGGCGTAGGAAAATCAGTAGAAGAGAGAGTTTATCGAGGTGTAATCTACGACACCAGCAGTATCGAAAGAACATTAATTTCTTTCATTGTGCGGGATAAATATGTTGATAGCTGTATTGTAAGCATTCGTGAAAATGCTTTCACCGGAGAAGTTGGAGACGGAAGAATTTTCGTTTACAATGTTGAGGATGCTTACCGTATTCGAACAGGTGATTCGGGTGATCGTTCCCTATACGACGAAGAGTAA
- a CDS encoding DUF3332 domain-containing protein, with amino-acid sequence MKKVNVFLLACFFLVLSIGQSGCYGPFRLTKNLHEWNGTVGDKFINALVFFAFIVIPVYEVAVFVDGVVLNTIEFWTGDNPVTMTENDKDVQIVKKDGNKYRITATQNKFHIEQLQGANKGDTAELIFNPENNSWSLKDGNKELQKLVDLNIEANLIHIYKPDGQTVTFDQNTNNLADIKAQLNAESINWAQK; translated from the coding sequence ATGAAGAAAGTAAATGTGTTTTTATTAGCCTGTTTTTTCCTAGTGCTAAGCATAGGACAATCCGGATGTTATGGGCCATTTCGCCTGACAAAAAATTTACATGAATGGAATGGCACAGTAGGTGACAAATTTATTAACGCACTGGTATTTTTTGCATTTATTGTTATTCCGGTTTACGAAGTTGCTGTTTTCGTTGACGGTGTTGTATTAAACACCATTGAATTTTGGACCGGAGATAATCCTGTTACCATGACCGAAAATGATAAAGATGTTCAAATCGTAAAAAAAGACGGCAACAAATACCGCATTACAGCTACGCAAAATAAATTTCACATAGAACAACTTCAAGGTGCTAATAAAGGCGATACAGCAGAATTAATCTTCAATCCTGAAAATAACTCATGGAGTTTAAAAGACGGCAACAAAGAACTTCAGAAACTTGTTGATCTAAATATTGAAGCGAATTTAATTCACATATACAAGCCTGATGGTCAAACCGTAACTTTCGATCAAAACACAAATAACCTTGCAGACATTAAGGCTCAGCTAAACGCAGAATCAATAAACTGGGCTCAAAAATAA
- a CDS encoding ammonium transporter, which produces MEETLTLNTLQAAVAETGHSIDIVWVLIATALVMFMQPGFAMAEAGFTRSKNTANILMKNLVDFAVGSIAFFLIGYALMFGTDIGGLIGKLPFMEDVRPDIDLSFLMFQTVFAATAATIVSGAVAERTEFKAYVLFSIVTTAIVYPISGHWIWGGGWLSELGFHDFAGSTVVHSVGAWMGLVGAAIIGPRIGKYNGKVNAIPGHNLTFAALGVFILWFGWFGFNAGSQLAANGTANTVAISHIFLTTNLSAAAGTIAALVISWIRYKRPTLSLSLNGSLAGLVAITAGCDIVSPESAIIIGLIAGTVLVFGVEFIDKVLRIDDPVGAVTVHGINGALGTILVGFFAKEGGVFYGGGFSLLGIQVLGVAAVAAWALGTAYIIFKILKITVGLRVSARVEEEGLDIYEHGEKAYH; this is translated from the coding sequence ATGGAAGAGACACTTACTTTAAATACTTTACAAGCAGCCGTTGCCGAAACGGGACACTCAATTGATATTGTTTGGGTTTTAATAGCAACAGCACTTGTTATGTTTATGCAGCCAGGATTTGCCATGGCTGAAGCTGGTTTTACAAGATCAAAGAACACAGCTAATATTTTAATGAAAAATCTTGTTGACTTTGCTGTTGGATCCATTGCATTTTTCCTCATTGGATACGCCCTGATGTTTGGCACAGATATAGGAGGATTGATAGGTAAACTTCCATTTATGGAAGATGTAAGACCTGATATTGACTTATCATTTTTAATGTTCCAAACCGTTTTTGCAGCAACAGCAGCTACCATTGTATCCGGTGCTGTCGCTGAACGAACTGAATTTAAAGCCTACGTGCTCTTTAGTATTGTGACTACAGCCATTGTTTACCCAATATCAGGGCACTGGATTTGGGGTGGTGGATGGTTAAGCGAACTTGGCTTTCACGATTTTGCCGGATCAACTGTTGTTCACTCCGTTGGAGCATGGATGGGACTTGTCGGAGCCGCTATAATCGGCCCTAGAATAGGAAAATATAATGGCAAAGTAAATGCCATTCCCGGTCACAATCTTACCTTTGCCGCACTTGGCGTATTCATTCTTTGGTTTGGATGGTTTGGTTTTAATGCAGGCTCTCAATTAGCCGCTAACGGCACAGCAAATACAGTTGCAATATCTCATATATTCCTGACAACCAATTTATCTGCCGCGGCAGGTACCATAGCCGCACTGGTAATTAGCTGGATTCGCTATAAACGCCCTACTCTTTCTTTAAGCCTGAACGGTTCATTAGCCGGCTTGGTAGCAATTACTGCTGGTTGTGATATTGTATCGCCGGAATCTGCCATCATCATTGGCTTAATTGCTGGTACAGTACTCGTATTTGGAGTAGAATTTATTGACAAAGTTTTACGAATTGATGATCCGGTAGGTGCTGTAACAGTGCACGGAATCAATGGTGCCCTGGGAACAATTTTAGTCGGATTTTTCGCCAAAGAAGGTGGTGTATTCTACGGAGGAGGTTTCAGTCTGCTGGGAATTCAGGTTTTAGGTGTTGCTGCAGTTGCGGCATGGGCTTTAGGCACAGCATATATTATCTTTAAAATATTAAAGATTACCGTTGGATTAAGAGTATCTGCCCGTGTTGAGGAAGAAGGTCTTGACATCTATGAACATGGAGAAAAAGCATACCACTAA
- the hisG gene encoding ATP phosphoribosyltransferase has protein sequence MGEKLTIAVQKSGRLQEDSLRILKECGISIDNGKDQLKANASNFPLEVLYLRNSDIPQYVQDGVADIAIIGENVIIEKQKELEILQKLGFSKCRLAMALPKDVEYTGLEYFNGKKLATSYPNSLQQFLDANNLDCEIHVISGSVEIAPNIGLADGICDLVSSGSTLFKNGLVEVEEVLVSEACLVANKNISNLKSAILERLLFRMKSVLAAKNNKYILLNAPNDKVEDIIKVLPGMKSPTVLPLAQEGWSSIHSVINENDFWGVIDQLKLNGAEGILIIPIQKMVL, from the coding sequence ATGGGAGAAAAATTAACAATTGCAGTACAAAAATCTGGAAGACTGCAGGAAGATTCCTTGCGAATTCTGAAAGAGTGTGGTATTTCCATCGATAATGGAAAAGATCAATTGAAAGCAAACGCTTCCAATTTTCCACTCGAAGTTTTATACCTAAGAAATTCAGATATTCCTCAGTACGTTCAGGATGGTGTCGCGGATATTGCTATCATAGGAGAGAATGTAATTATCGAAAAGCAAAAGGAACTTGAGATCCTTCAGAAATTAGGTTTTTCAAAGTGTAGGTTGGCAATGGCTTTGCCGAAAGATGTAGAGTATACAGGATTGGAGTATTTTAATGGGAAAAAATTAGCCACGTCCTATCCAAATTCCTTGCAGCAGTTTTTAGATGCCAATAACTTAGATTGTGAAATTCACGTAATTTCCGGTTCTGTTGAAATTGCGCCTAATATTGGTTTGGCCGATGGAATTTGCGATTTGGTGAGTTCCGGTAGTACATTGTTCAAGAATGGACTGGTTGAGGTGGAAGAGGTTTTGGTTTCGGAGGCCTGTTTGGTTGCGAATAAAAATATCAGCAATCTAAAGAGTGCTATATTGGAACGACTGCTGTTTCGAATGAAATCTGTTTTAGCCGCAAAAAACAACAAATATATTTTGCTGAATGCGCCCAATGATAAAGTGGAGGATATCATTAAGGTGCTGCCTGGAATGAAAAGCCCGACTGTATTGCCTTTGGCACAGGAAGGATGGAGTTCTATTCACTCTGTTATAAACGAGAATGATTTTTGGGGAGTCATTGATCAGTTAAAATTGAATGGTGCAGAAGGAATATTGATTATTCCAATTCAGAAAATGGTGTTGTAA